In a single window of the Streptomyces sp. HUAS ZL42 genome:
- a CDS encoding 4'-phosphopantetheinyl transferase, with the protein MIEGLVPETVVVVEAYGDEDAGEAELYPEEAAFVVQAVPKRRREFALVRSCARRAMDKLGVPPQPVLPGERGAPRWPAGLAGSMTHCDGYCAAALVRATDLVSLGIDAEPHQPLPEGVLSAVSLPTEADRLRRLAAERPQIHWDRLLFSAKESVYKAWFPLTRQWLEFTEADIEVATDPAGRPHGTFRAELLVPGPLVAGRRVRHFEGRWTVRRGLVATAVTVPHT; encoded by the coding sequence TCGTCGAGGCGTACGGCGACGAGGACGCCGGCGAGGCGGAGCTGTACCCCGAGGAGGCGGCCTTCGTCGTCCAGGCCGTCCCCAAGCGCCGCCGGGAGTTCGCGCTCGTACGCTCCTGTGCCCGCCGTGCCATGGACAAGCTCGGTGTGCCGCCGCAACCCGTGCTGCCGGGGGAGCGCGGTGCCCCGCGCTGGCCGGCCGGCCTGGCCGGCAGCATGACGCACTGCGACGGCTACTGCGCCGCCGCCCTGGTCCGCGCGACCGATCTGGTCTCCCTCGGCATCGACGCGGAACCCCATCAGCCGCTGCCCGAGGGCGTCCTGTCGGCCGTCTCCCTGCCCACCGAGGCGGACCGGCTGCGCCGCCTGGCAGCGGAGCGGCCCCAGATCCACTGGGACCGGCTCCTGTTCAGCGCCAAGGAGTCCGTCTACAAGGCGTGGTTCCCCCTGACCCGGCAGTGGCTGGAGTTCACGGAGGCCGACATCGAGGTCGCCACGGATCCCGCGGGCCGTCCGCACGGCACGTTCCGCGCCGAACTCCTCGTCCCCGGCCCGCTGGTCGCCGGCCGCCGCGTCCGCCACTTCGAGGGCCGCTGGACCGTCCGCCGCGGCCTGGTCGCGACGGCGGTGACGGTGCCTCACACCTGA
- a CDS encoding alpha/beta fold hydrolase, which translates to MIDVPRRRPARAVRLRPVGDGELELQYRVVHGYRRAFRMAGEGPALVLIHGIGDSSATWAELIPDLARTHTVIAPDLLGHGASDKPRADYSVAAYANGLRDLLTTLGIESATLVGHSLGGGVAMQFAYQFPERTERLILVGAGGVGREVNPALRMVSLPGAHLVLSALRLPGMRLQVGLAVRLMKLLDTDLGQDAPDLLNLVDALPDETSRNAFIRTLRAVVDWRGQVVTMLDRCYLTEGMPTMLLWGDRDSVVPVRHAYGAHEAMPGSRLEIFEGAGHFPFHTDPARFVALVEDFTATTTPADWSREHWRELLRGGRPGTEAGHPDTGYHRAVERELREASERSAT; encoded by the coding sequence GTGATCGACGTCCCGCGGCGCCGCCCCGCGCGCGCCGTACGGCTGCGCCCGGTGGGCGACGGTGAACTGGAGTTGCAGTACCGCGTCGTGCACGGTTACCGCCGTGCCTTCCGCATGGCCGGAGAGGGCCCCGCCCTGGTCCTCATCCACGGCATCGGCGATTCCTCGGCCACCTGGGCCGAGTTGATCCCCGACCTTGCCCGCACCCACACCGTCATCGCCCCCGACCTCCTCGGTCACGGCGCCTCCGACAAGCCCCGCGCCGACTACTCCGTCGCCGCGTACGCCAACGGCCTGCGTGACCTGCTCACCACGCTCGGCATCGAGTCGGCGACCCTGGTGGGCCACTCGCTGGGTGGAGGAGTGGCGATGCAGTTCGCCTACCAGTTCCCCGAGCGCACCGAGCGGCTCATCCTGGTCGGCGCGGGTGGCGTGGGCCGTGAGGTCAACCCCGCCCTGCGGATGGTGTCCCTGCCCGGCGCCCACCTCGTGCTGTCCGCCCTCCGGCTGCCCGGCATGCGGCTCCAGGTCGGCCTCGCGGTACGGCTGATGAAGCTACTGGACACCGACCTCGGCCAGGACGCGCCCGACCTCCTCAACCTCGTCGACGCCCTGCCCGACGAGACCTCGCGCAACGCCTTCATCCGCACCCTGCGCGCGGTCGTCGACTGGCGCGGGCAGGTCGTGACCATGCTGGACCGCTGCTATCTGACCGAGGGCATGCCGACCATGCTGCTGTGGGGCGACCGCGACAGTGTGGTGCCGGTGCGGCACGCCTACGGCGCGCACGAGGCCATGCCGGGCAGCCGCCTGGAGATCTTCGAGGGCGCCGGCCACTTCCCCTTCCACACCGACCCCGCTCGCTTCGTCGCCCTGGTCGAGGACTTCACCGCGACGACGACCCCGGCCGACTGGAGCCGCGAGCACTGGCGCGAGCTGCTGCGCGGAGGGCGGCCCGGGACCGAGGCCGGCCATCCGGACACCGGTTACCACCGGGCTG